The Opitutales bacterium ASA1 genome window below encodes:
- a CDS encoding efflux RND transporter permease subunit — MNPSDEPRPSAADADTRPPTAPTPVPEEKGVIAWFASNPVAANLLMLVIMVAGAFTTLSIKKEIFPEFSLDMLAITVPYRGGTPQEVEEGVVIKVEEAIQDIPGIKRITAAAMEGAGRITVEILPDYDLQKVLNQIKVRVDGISTFPAETERPIIEELTTRNEVMWVNLAGDVDEPTLKRLAEKVRNDIVSLPGVTQAEIYGVRRFEIAIEVSETRLREYGLSFDDVARAVRRSSINLPAGSIKTEGGEVLIRTNGQAYTGDEYAALVLQTRPDGTRITVGDVADVIDGFEDSTVSNTFNGERSASIRIMRVGEQSALDVAAKVRTYVDAANEELPDGVTLTVWADGSRFLKERLNMLLKNGAIGLLLVFVSLALFLRLSLAFWVCLGIPLSFLGTLFLMPTALMGISINMITLFGFLVVLGIVVDDAIVVGENVYTTCQKEGFGLASTIKGAREVAVPVTYGVLTTVVAFIPMLMVPGVNGKIWSGIALVVIGTLLFSLVESKLILPAHLSFLKRREQDETKLNAFERFQRVFGKGLQWWIERVYQPSLRVALEWRYATLSAFLGLLVVAVFFVASGHVRFVFFPNIESDFVDGSVELAQGTPAAFTQQMIRKMHDAVEEVRREGREKDGQELVKNVLSYTRSEISFAFVLELAPSEERTIPASEIARRWREKVGEIPGATNVTYTGTIANSGRPIDLQLTSNNIEQLEAAALELKERLRDYAGVYDVSESSGNGKTEVRLSIKSAAEALGLSLTDLARQVRQGFYGEEAQRIQRGRDDVRVMVRYPEKERRSLGYLEAMHVRTPDGGEVPFSYVASAETGRGYNTIRRVDRKRVINVTAEIDKNAVDPDIVRNDVQKTILPEVLAKYPGVRSSQEGEAREQAESMAALQLGGVLAVFLIYALMAIPLKSYTQPVMIMTAIPFGIVGAIAGHVLMGIPVSILSLCGIIALAGVAVNDSLVMVDFVNNARARGLGLFDAVSTAGVARFRAILLTSVTTFAGLSPLLLEKSLQAQILIPMAVSLAFGVLFATAITLMLIPCLYLVFADIAHAWARTKAFYTGAPVPPRETGSQAVV; from the coding sequence GTGAACCCGTCCGACGAACCGCGCCCGTCGGCCGCCGACGCCGACACTCGCCCGCCTACCGCCCCTACCCCTGTGCCGGAGGAGAAGGGCGTGATCGCGTGGTTCGCGAGCAACCCCGTCGCCGCCAATCTCCTCATGCTCGTCATCATGGTGGCGGGCGCCTTCACCACGCTCTCGATCAAGAAGGAGATCTTCCCCGAGTTCTCCCTCGACATGCTCGCCATCACCGTGCCCTACCGCGGCGGCACACCGCAAGAGGTCGAGGAAGGCGTCGTCATCAAAGTCGAGGAAGCCATCCAGGACATCCCCGGCATCAAACGCATCACCGCCGCCGCGATGGAAGGCGCAGGCCGCATCACGGTCGAGATCCTGCCCGACTACGATCTCCAGAAGGTCCTCAATCAGATCAAGGTCCGCGTCGACGGCATCTCCACCTTCCCGGCCGAGACCGAGCGACCGATCATCGAAGAGCTGACCACCCGCAACGAAGTGATGTGGGTCAACCTCGCCGGCGACGTGGACGAGCCCACGCTCAAACGCCTCGCCGAGAAGGTCCGCAACGACATCGTCTCGCTCCCCGGCGTGACCCAAGCCGAAATCTACGGCGTGCGCCGCTTCGAGATCGCGATCGAAGTATCCGAAACTCGGCTACGCGAGTACGGCCTCTCCTTCGACGACGTCGCCCGCGCCGTGCGTCGGTCGTCGATCAACCTGCCCGCCGGCTCGATCAAGACCGAAGGCGGTGAAGTGCTCATCCGCACCAACGGCCAAGCCTACACCGGTGACGAGTATGCCGCGCTGGTGCTTCAGACCCGACCCGACGGCACACGCATCACCGTCGGCGACGTCGCGGACGTGATCGACGGCTTCGAGGACTCGACGGTGTCCAACACGTTCAACGGCGAACGCTCCGCCAGCATCCGCATCATGCGCGTCGGCGAGCAGAGTGCGCTCGACGTCGCCGCCAAGGTCCGGACCTACGTCGACGCCGCCAACGAAGAGCTGCCCGACGGCGTCACGCTCACCGTCTGGGCCGACGGTTCGCGCTTCCTCAAGGAGCGGCTCAACATGCTGCTCAAGAACGGCGCCATCGGCCTCCTCCTCGTCTTCGTCTCGCTCGCACTGTTCCTGCGGCTCTCGCTCGCCTTCTGGGTTTGCCTCGGCATCCCGCTCTCGTTTCTCGGCACGCTGTTCCTCATGCCGACCGCGTTGATGGGCATTTCCATCAACATGATCACGCTCTTCGGCTTCCTCGTCGTGCTCGGCATCGTCGTGGACGACGCGATCGTGGTCGGCGAAAACGTCTACACGACCTGTCAGAAGGAAGGCTTCGGACTCGCGAGCACGATCAAGGGCGCGCGAGAGGTGGCGGTGCCCGTCACCTACGGCGTATTGACCACCGTCGTCGCGTTCATCCCCATGCTCATGGTTCCGGGCGTGAACGGCAAAATCTGGAGCGGCATCGCGCTCGTCGTGATCGGCACGCTGCTCTTCTCGCTCGTGGAGTCGAAACTCATCCTGCCCGCCCACCTTTCGTTTCTGAAGCGACGCGAGCAGGACGAGACGAAGCTCAACGCCTTCGAACGCTTCCAACGTGTATTCGGGAAAGGACTACAGTGGTGGATCGAACGCGTCTACCAGCCCAGCCTACGGGTCGCGCTGGAGTGGCGTTACGCCACGCTCTCCGCCTTTCTCGGCCTGCTCGTGGTCGCCGTCTTCTTCGTCGCGAGCGGTCACGTACGTTTCGTCTTCTTCCCCAACATCGAGTCGGACTTCGTGGACGGCAGCGTGGAGCTCGCGCAAGGCACGCCCGCGGCGTTCACCCAACAGATGATCCGGAAGATGCACGACGCCGTCGAAGAGGTGCGCCGCGAGGGCCGCGAGAAGGACGGCCAGGAGCTGGTGAAGAACGTGCTCTCCTACACGCGCAGCGAGATCTCCTTCGCCTTCGTGCTCGAGCTTGCGCCGAGCGAGGAGCGCACGATCCCCGCCAGCGAAATCGCACGTCGCTGGCGCGAAAAGGTCGGCGAGATCCCCGGCGCGACCAACGTCACCTACACCGGCACGATCGCCAACAGCGGCCGTCCCATCGACCTCCAACTCACGTCCAACAACATCGAGCAACTCGAAGCCGCCGCGCTCGAATTGAAGGAACGCCTCCGCGACTACGCCGGCGTATACGACGTGAGCGAGTCCTCCGGCAACGGGAAGACCGAGGTGCGCCTGTCGATCAAGTCCGCCGCCGAAGCCCTCGGGCTCTCGCTCACCGATCTCGCGCGTCAGGTGCGCCAAGGCTTCTACGGCGAAGAGGCGCAACGCATCCAACGCGGCCGCGACGACGTGCGCGTGATGGTGCGTTATCCCGAGAAGGAACGTCGCTCGCTCGGCTATCTCGAGGCGATGCACGTGCGCACGCCCGACGGCGGCGAGGTACCCTTCTCCTACGTGGCCAGCGCCGAGACCGGACGCGGTTACAACACGATCCGTCGCGTCGACCGCAAACGCGTGATCAACGTCACCGCCGAGATCGACAAGAACGCGGTCGATCCCGACATCGTGCGCAACGACGTCCAGAAGACGATCCTGCCCGAGGTGCTCGCCAAGTACCCCGGCGTGCGTTCGTCGCAGGAAGGCGAGGCACGCGAACAGGCCGAATCGATGGCCGCCCTCCAACTCGGCGGTGTGCTCGCGGTGTTTCTGATCTATGCGCTGATGGCGATCCCGCTGAAGTCCTACACGCAACCCGTCATGATCATGACCGCCATCCCGTTCGGGATCGTCGGTGCGATCGCCGGTCACGTGCTGATGGGCATCCCGGTGAGCATCCTCTCGCTCTGCGGCATCATCGCACTCGCCGGCGTCGCCGTGAACGACAGCCTCGTGATGGTCGACTTCGTAAACAACGCCCGCGCGCGCGGCTTGGGGTTGTTCGACGCGGTGAGCACCGCCGGAGTCGCGCGCTTCCGCGCCATCCTGCTCACCTCCGTCACGACGTTCGCCGGACTCTCGCCGCTGCTCCTCGAGAAGAGCCTGCAAGCGCAGATCCTCATCCCCATGGCGGTCTCGCTCGCCTTCGGCGTGCTCTTCGCCACGGCGATCACACTGATGCTCATCCCGTGTCTCTACTTGGTCTTCGCCGACATCGCTCACGCCTGGGCACGGACCAAGGCGTTCTACACCGGCGCACCCGTACCGCCGCGCGAGACCGGCAGCCAAGCGGTCGTATGA
- a CDS encoding efflux RND transporter periplasmic adaptor subunit, whose protein sequence is MKTFVKVAVPVGILLLAGGISAVLMATRKKPEIAPTPPKPTLVQAITTAMEDRVFRVRTQGTVQPLRETMLIPEVSGRIVATSPAFQAGGFFETGDVLIEIDPANYESTVAQAEFNLAQARLKLEQELARADQARKEWQSLGRGEPPALVARVPQVQAEEANVKWSEQALEKARLDLARTKIRAPYAGMVREKRADLGQFVSPGTQLGTIFAVDEAEVRLPVSLQDLAYLDLPHGYRGEAPANPVPVTLRARIAGRMHEWPAHIVRTEGTIDPSSRMLYVVARIRNPYARAADSDRPPLQMGQFVEAEISGRSASGVVVLPRQVLRGGDRVLVVDPATSELRTRRVEVLKTDPDVVVIGSGIAPGELVCTTALEFVVEGMKVELYSDAPAAPTPIDAGRLADAEKTTKNGGPL, encoded by the coding sequence ATGAAGACCTTTGTCAAAGTCGCCGTCCCAGTCGGCATCCTCCTGCTCGCCGGCGGCATCTCCGCCGTGCTCATGGCGACCCGGAAAAAACCGGAAATTGCGCCGACGCCACCCAAGCCCACGCTCGTCCAAGCGATCACGACCGCCATGGAGGACCGCGTCTTCCGTGTCCGCACCCAAGGGACGGTCCAGCCGCTGCGTGAGACGATGCTCATCCCCGAAGTCTCGGGCCGCATCGTCGCGACTTCGCCCGCGTTTCAGGCCGGAGGTTTCTTCGAAACGGGCGATGTGCTCATCGAGATCGACCCCGCGAACTACGAATCCACCGTCGCTCAGGCCGAGTTCAATCTCGCTCAAGCCCGCCTGAAGCTCGAGCAGGAGCTCGCCCGCGCCGACCAAGCCCGCAAGGAGTGGCAGAGCCTCGGCCGCGGCGAACCGCCCGCGCTCGTCGCCCGCGTCCCACAGGTACAAGCCGAAGAGGCCAACGTGAAATGGAGCGAACAAGCCCTGGAGAAAGCCCGCCTCGATCTCGCTCGCACGAAGATCCGCGCCCCCTACGCCGGCATGGTACGCGAAAAACGCGCGGACCTCGGCCAGTTCGTCTCCCCCGGCACGCAGCTCGGCACGATCTTCGCCGTCGACGAAGCGGAGGTGCGCTTGCCCGTTTCCCTCCAGGACCTCGCCTACCTCGACCTCCCGCACGGCTACCGCGGCGAAGCTCCCGCAAATCCCGTCCCCGTCACCCTGCGCGCGCGCATCGCCGGACGGATGCACGAATGGCCCGCCCACATCGTCCGCACCGAAGGCACGATCGACCCCTCCAGCCGCATGCTCTACGTCGTCGCACGCATCCGGAATCCCTATGCCCGCGCCGCCGACAGCGACCGGCCGCCGTTGCAGATGGGGCAGTTCGTGGAGGCCGAGATTTCCGGCCGCAGCGCGAGCGGCGTCGTCGTCCTCCCACGCCAAGTACTCCGCGGTGGTGATCGCGTTCTCGTGGTCGATCCGGCCACGAGCGAACTACGCACGCGACGCGTGGAGGTGCTCAAGACCGACCCCGACGTGGTCGTGATCGGCAGCGGCATCGCTCCGGGTGAATTGGTCTGCACGACCGCGCTCGAGTTCGTCGTCGAGGGGATGAAAGTGGAACTCTACTCCGACGCTCCCGCAGCACCCACGCCGATCGACGCCGGACGCCTCGCCGATGCCGAGAAGACCACGAAGAACGGAGGCCCGTTGTGA